From the genome of Spirosomataceae bacterium TFI 002, one region includes:
- a CDS encoding Rhodanese-related sulfurtransferase, with amino-acid sequence MLYKIKILLIFTCVVFTKTIVVAQSSGLEPDLFYTGLKNASTKQLLDIRSHEKFAKGHIKNAINIDFEDDNFESLVSSYFKKNIPVFLYAGSDFMSENAKVFLSEIGFKNITWLSGGFSEWISKSKPYVSSNEVFEPIAAFTPSNFENTIANNPYVFVYLKTPSCGFCKQMEPYLQKQVQDHNYRLLKIDIEENENMSYFFNAHETPTLLIFKNRRQIWKRSGAMGERELSQILLNYHQ; translated from the coding sequence ATGCTTTATAAAATTAAGATATTGTTAATTTTTACATGTGTAGTTTTTACCAAGACTATAGTTGTGGCTCAATCTAGTGGCCTTGAACCTGATTTATTTTACACTGGCCTTAAAAATGCTTCCACAAAGCAACTTCTTGATATCCGCTCTCACGAAAAATTTGCAAAAGGGCACATTAAAAACGCAATCAATATCGATTTCGAAGATGATAATTTTGAATCCTTGGTATCTTCTTATTTCAAAAAGAATATACCAGTATTTCTATATGCAGGTTCAGATTTCATGAGCGAAAATGCTAAAGTGTTTCTCTCGGAGATTGGCTTCAAAAATATCACTTGGCTATCTGGCGGTTTTTCCGAATGGATTTCAAAAAGTAAACCATACGTTTCTTCAAATGAAGTTTTTGAGCCTATTGCGGCATTTACTCCAAGTAATTTTGAAAACACAATAGCCAACAATCCTTATGTTTTTGTTTATCTCAAAACACCCTCTTGTGGTTTTTGTAAGCAAATGGAGCCCTACCTACAAAAACAAGTACAAGATCATAATTACCGCCTATTAAAAATTGACATTGAAGAGAACGAGAATATGTCTTATTTCTTTAATGCTCATGAGACACCTACCCTGTTAATATTCAAAAATCGCCGCCAAATTTGGAAGCGATCTGGTGCAATGGGAGAACGAGAACTCAGTCAAATATTATTAAACTACCATCAATAA
- a CDS encoding enolase, which produces MSQIVKIHARQILDSRGNPTVEVDVMTANGFLGRAAVPSGASTGVHEAVELRDNDANVYVGKGVLKAVANVNETIAEELLGFNVFEQNAIDQAMIDLDGTENKGKLGANAILGVSLAVAKAAAQEAGLPLFRYLGGVNANTLPVPMMNIMNGGSHADNSIDFQEFMVMPAKADTFSEALRMGTEVFHNLKKVLSSKGYSTNVGDEGGFAPNIGSNEEALEIILTSIEKAGYKPGEDIFIAMDAASSEFYDKKTGLYSFKKSSGKQLSSDEMAAYWDAWVDKYPIISIEDGMDEDDWAGWKKHTELSGKKIQLVGDDLFVTNVKRLTMGVEQNIANSILVKVNQIGSLTETINTVNMAHRNHYTSVMSHRSGETEDSTIADLAVALNTGQIKTGSASRSDRMAKYNQLLRIEEELGDTAYFPGLKFRG; this is translated from the coding sequence ATGAGTCAAATTGTAAAAATACACGCTCGTCAAATCCTCGATTCTCGTGGTAACCCTACTGTTGAAGTCGATGTAATGACAGCAAATGGTTTTTTAGGTAGAGCAGCTGTTCCATCTGGAGCTTCTACTGGAGTTCATGAGGCAGTGGAGTTGAGAGACAATGATGCTAATGTTTATGTTGGAAAAGGAGTTTTGAAAGCTGTTGCCAATGTAAATGAAACCATCGCTGAGGAGCTTTTGGGCTTCAACGTATTTGAGCAAAATGCGATTGATCAAGCTATGATCGATCTTGACGGAACAGAAAATAAAGGAAAGCTTGGAGCCAATGCGATTTTGGGAGTTTCTTTGGCAGTAGCCAAAGCAGCAGCTCAGGAAGCTGGTTTGCCACTTTTCCGTTACTTAGGTGGTGTTAATGCAAACACATTGCCTGTACCAATGATGAACATCATGAATGGTGGTTCACATGCAGACAATTCTATCGATTTTCAGGAATTTATGGTAATGCCAGCAAAGGCAGACACTTTTTCTGAAGCTTTGAGAATGGGAACTGAGGTTTTCCATAACCTTAAGAAAGTACTATCTAGCAAAGGATATTCTACAAACGTAGGTGACGAAGGTGGATTTGCTCCAAATATTGGATCAAACGAAGAGGCTCTTGAGATTATCTTAACTTCTATTGAGAAAGCAGGATATAAGCCAGGCGAAGATATATTCATCGCTATGGATGCTGCTTCTTCTGAGTTTTATGATAAGAAAACAGGTCTATATTCTTTCAAAAAATCTAGCGGAAAGCAACTTTCATCTGATGAAATGGCAGCTTACTGGGATGCTTGGGTAGATAAATATCCAATTATTTCTATTGAAGATGGAATGGACGAAGATGACTGGGCTGGATGGAAGAAGCACACTGAACTTTCTGGAAAGAAAATCCAATTAGTTGGTGATGATTTGTTCGTTACAAACGTAAAGCGTCTTACAATGGGAGTGGAGCAAAATATTGCAAACTCTATCCTTGTGAAAGTAAACCAAATTGGTTCGCTTACTGAGACAATCAACACTGTAAACATGGCACATAGAAACCATTATACAAGTGTAATGTCACACAGATCTGGTGAAACTGAAGATTCTACAATTGCTGACTTGGCAGTTGCATTAAATACAGGTCAGATCAAAACTGGTTCTGCTTCTCGTTCTGATAGAATGGCGAAATACAACCAATTGCTAAGAATTGAAGAGGAGTTAGGCGATACTGCTTATTTCCCAGGATTGAAATTTAGAGGATAA
- a CDS encoding Septum formation initiator, whose protein sequence is MKNTLFDFFGRYKFYASTSLFLLVWLVFFDHANLIDQYKLWAKCRDFESKVTYYEAELKKVKKEKKELLGSTVALETFAREKYLMKKEGETVFVLVNENGELLEEI, encoded by the coding sequence ATGAAAAATACACTATTCGATTTCTTCGGTCGCTATAAGTTCTATGCGTCCACGAGCCTATTTCTACTAGTTTGGCTTGTATTCTTTGATCATGCAAATCTTATTGACCAGTATAAACTATGGGCGAAATGTAGGGACTTTGAAAGCAAAGTCACGTACTACGAGGCGGAACTTAAAAAAGTAAAGAAAGAGAAGAAGGAATTGCTGGGCAGTACTGTAGCATTAGAAACTTTTGCAAGAGAGAAGTATTTGATGAAAAAAGAAGGAGAAACGGTTTTTGTTTTAGTAAATGAAAACGGTGAGCTCTTGGAAGAAATATAA
- a CDS encoding protein tyrosine phosphatase, translating to MRPRRFFGAFVYFAFMVKVLFVCLGNICRSPMAEAIFKSIVVKKGFGSQFHIDSAGTAGYHIGKQPDRRTIEVLEKNGIASNHLAQKMGIEDFENFDHLVVMDEANFEFVHNLYHKELHKPPPPNKVFLIRDHDPKVRGIQEVPDPYYGSKKEFKEVFDILHRSCEGLFDYLVDLHGLVADEEE from the coding sequence ATGAGGCCTCGAAGATTCTTCGGGGCTTTTGTTTATTTTGCATTCATGGTTAAAGTCTTATTCGTTTGTCTAGGTAATATTTGTCGCTCGCCAATGGCAGAGGCAATTTTTAAGTCAATTGTAGTAAAAAAAGGTTTTGGTTCTCAATTCCATATTGACTCTGCTGGTACAGCTGGCTATCATATAGGGAAACAACCAGATCGACGTACGATTGAAGTTCTAGAAAAAAACGGCATAGCTTCAAACCATTTGGCTCAAAAAATGGGAATTGAGGATTTTGAGAACTTCGATCATTTAGTTGTAATGGACGAGGCAAACTTTGAGTTTGTTCACAATCTTTATCATAAAGAATTACACAAGCCACCACCACCCAATAAAGTATTTCTTATTAGAGATCATGATCCTAAAGTAAGGGGAATTCAAGAAGTCCCTGATCCTTATTATGGATCCAAAAAAGAATTTAAAGAGGTATTTGATATTTTACATCGCAGTTGCGAGGGGCTATTTGATTACCTAGTAGATTTACATGGTTTGGTAGCAGATGAAGAAGAATGA
- a CDS encoding peptide-methionine (R)-S-oxide reductase, translating to MNWEKVIELGTTGNPAPDTRVEKTPEEWKAILSNEEFYITRQKGTERAFTGEFCHAHDPGLYACRCCSTELFDANEKFESSSGWPSFTLPVKENVIKYEKDESHGLIRVEVMCNVCDAHLGHVFPDGPAPSGLRYCINSVSIKKVD from the coding sequence ATGAACTGGGAAAAAGTAATTGAACTAGGAACAACTGGCAATCCAGCACCTGATACTAGAGTGGAGAAAACTCCCGAGGAATGGAAAGCAATCTTAAGTAACGAAGAATTCTATATTACTCGCCAAAAGGGCACTGAAAGAGCCTTTACTGGAGAGTTTTGTCATGCTCACGATCCTGGTCTTTATGCGTGTAGGTGCTGCTCTACCGAGTTATTTGATGCAAACGAAAAGTTTGAATCGAGTTCAGGATGGCCTAGCTTCACACTTCCTGTGAAAGAAAATGTGATTAAGTATGAGAAGGATGAATCCCACGGATTGATTCGTGTGGAAGTAATGTGTAATGTATGTGACGCTCACCTAGGTCATGTTTTTCCGGATGGCCCTGCTCCTAGTGGCCTCAGGTATTGTATCAATTCGGTTTCCATTAAGAAAGTTGACTAA
- a CDS encoding penicillin-binding protein 1A, producing the protein MKLYTAKVFSFSIFNFNEFKERSFLKKLLSLLYTFFLLLFLFLVALEINFLWLFGSMPSMKEAKNPKLAVPSEIYSSDGKLMGSFMIENRNPVKFDEISQTTIDALIATEDVRFYEHNGVDFRSLGGALLSSFSDDNRGGASTINQQVVKNIFKTRGNKSKGLLGRIPLVRTLIAKVKEWVTALKMNYFFEKDEILTLYLNAVDFGDNTFGIKLASEHFFSKDPKDLEIHESALLIGGLKATNSYNPIRKPENALKRRNVVLGQMLKYQKIDQKAYDAAVKKSLSINPKSVTQDKFIAPYFIRSLKPKLEKWCQENDLNLYADGLKIYATLDSRAQSYAEKAVEEHLASIQKSLDQEQGSYKYWFDKAIAQEKAEYKKLNPKAKDIPETASEKLLRSEIEKSEIYLSLIAQDKTKEEALEIMSVKKKTKLFYHNGNKEVNISSLDSIKYMAQQLQAGLMSIDPLTAEVKAYVGGPSFEYFKYDHVSQASRQPGSSFKPIIYATALEKGFDPCTTIVDQPFTIKTVIKGKAQDWEPKNSTGTYTYAPMSLRKAMAASVNSVAIRVLQGIKPKSVIEMSARLGITSKIEDNLSIALGTSNVKLLELTNAYAAFANSGKLSEPIMYKRIESADGEILFESELKQKQVLNPEVAYNMTLMLRGSVEEAGGTSRRLYSYGIADGNQIGGKTGTTNDYVDGWYMGITQNLVTGVWVGCENSKIHFTSANGQGGRAALPIFGMFMKDVYANKELNITKGDFIKPASYVDLKCVNIVLPQPDSTLFGLDSTLVDSLARVMKLDSFPSELLEKRDNPTIPVKTERPENAVIPIRKD; encoded by the coding sequence TTGAAACTTTACACTGCTAAGGTTTTCAGCTTTTCCATTTTCAATTTTAATGAATTCAAGGAAAGAAGCTTTCTGAAAAAGCTTTTAAGTCTTTTATATACTTTCTTTCTACTACTATTTCTTTTCCTTGTCGCTCTGGAAATTAATTTCCTTTGGCTTTTTGGAAGTATGCCAAGTATGAAAGAAGCAAAAAACCCAAAACTTGCTGTACCCTCTGAGATATATTCTTCCGACGGAAAGTTAATGGGGTCTTTCATGATTGAAAATCGTAACCCGGTAAAATTTGATGAAATAAGTCAAACCACCATAGATGCACTCATTGCAACGGAAGATGTTAGGTTTTACGAACATAATGGAGTTGATTTTAGGTCTCTTGGCGGAGCCCTCCTCTCCTCTTTTAGTGATGACAACCGTGGTGGGGCAAGTACTATCAATCAACAAGTTGTAAAAAACATATTCAAAACTAGGGGAAATAAATCCAAAGGTCTTTTGGGTAGAATTCCTCTTGTGAGAACTCTCATCGCCAAAGTTAAAGAGTGGGTTACAGCCCTTAAAATGAATTACTTCTTTGAAAAAGATGAAATCCTTACACTTTATCTTAATGCTGTGGATTTTGGAGACAATACTTTCGGAATTAAACTGGCAAGTGAACACTTCTTTTCCAAAGATCCTAAAGATCTTGAAATACATGAATCCGCCTTACTTATAGGTGGTTTAAAGGCCACCAACTCATACAATCCTATACGAAAGCCTGAGAACGCCCTGAAACGTAGAAATGTGGTTTTGGGTCAAATGCTCAAGTATCAGAAAATTGATCAAAAAGCTTATGACGCAGCAGTCAAAAAATCGCTCAGTATAAACCCCAAATCAGTAACTCAGGATAAGTTTATTGCCCCATACTTTATAAGGTCGCTTAAACCAAAACTTGAAAAATGGTGTCAAGAAAACGATCTCAATCTTTATGCCGATGGTTTAAAAATTTATGCTACACTTGACTCCCGTGCTCAATCTTACGCCGAAAAGGCAGTTGAAGAACACTTGGCTTCTATCCAGAAAAGCCTAGATCAGGAACAAGGCAGCTACAAATATTGGTTTGACAAGGCAATTGCTCAGGAAAAAGCTGAATACAAAAAACTCAACCCAAAGGCCAAGGATATTCCTGAAACCGCAAGTGAGAAACTTCTTAGAAGTGAAATAGAAAAATCAGAAATTTACCTTTCTCTCATTGCTCAGGATAAAACCAAAGAAGAAGCTTTGGAGATTATGAGCGTAAAGAAAAAAACAAAGCTGTTTTATCACAATGGGAATAAGGAAGTAAACATATCGTCACTCGATTCTATCAAATACATGGCACAGCAATTACAAGCTGGACTTATGAGTATTGACCCATTGACAGCTGAAGTGAAAGCATACGTGGGAGGACCAAGTTTTGAATACTTTAAATACGACCATGTTAGCCAAGCAAGCAGGCAACCAGGTAGTTCGTTTAAGCCTATCATTTATGCCACAGCTTTAGAGAAAGGTTTTGATCCTTGTACAACTATAGTTGACCAACCTTTCACAATTAAAACGGTGATAAAAGGGAAAGCACAAGATTGGGAACCCAAAAACTCAACAGGAACATATACATACGCACCAATGTCGCTGAGAAAAGCAATGGCAGCAAGTGTGAATTCCGTAGCGATAAGAGTTTTACAAGGCATAAAGCCTAAAAGTGTGATCGAAATGTCAGCAAGACTTGGAATAACTTCCAAAATTGAAGACAACTTGTCTATTGCACTTGGTACTAGCAATGTTAAGCTCCTCGAATTGACCAATGCATATGCTGCATTTGCCAATAGTGGAAAGTTATCTGAACCAATAATGTACAAAAGAATTGAAAGTGCTGATGGCGAAATACTTTTTGAAAGTGAATTAAAACAGAAACAAGTCCTCAACCCAGAAGTTGCTTATAACATGACACTTATGCTAAGGGGCTCCGTGGAAGAAGCTGGAGGAACATCAAGAAGGTTATATAGCTACGGCATTGCTGATGGAAACCAAATTGGCGGCAAAACAGGAACTACCAACGACTATGTGGATGGCTGGTATATGGGGATTACACAAAACCTAGTCACAGGAGTTTGGGTGGGTTGTGAAAACTCAAAAATCCATTTCACTTCGGCAAATGGTCAAGGAGGAAGGGCTGCTTTACCAATTTTTGGAATGTTCATGAAAGACGTTTACGCCAATAAAGAACTGAATATTACAAAAGGAGACTTTATCAAACCAGCATCCTATGTAGATCTTAAGTGTGTCAATATCGTACTACCTCAGCCTGATTCAACATTATTTGGCTTAGATTCTACATTGGTTGATTCGCTGGCTAGAGTGATGAAATTGGATAGTTTCCCATCGGAACTATTAGAGAAAAGAGATAACCCAACAATTCCTGTTAAAACGGAAAGACCCGAAAACGCAGTAATTCCAATTAGAAAAGATTAA
- a CDS encoding Polysaccharide deacetylase (manually curated) produces MKIFQLFLLLVCIHASGQQKTICISVDDLPTVNYGIQDLKFNKEITQKLITAFDEYHIPAIGFVNESKLYKKGELQKDRIALLEMWLKNGYELGNHTFSHHNYDKVDFETYSKDLLKGEKITKALAKTYQVPYRYFRHPYLRMGSTQERADSLSNFIIENNYTIAPVTLDNSDYLFAKAYHNAFKAEDKELMLKIGSDYIAYMESKLHFYESRSQELFGRNIPQIHLCHASLLNADYMAKLAIMYQRNGYTFIDQSKALEDPAYSTPISKFGPWGISWIDRWALSQGKKGDFFKDDPETPAYIVELSSK; encoded by the coding sequence TTGAAGATATTCCAACTGTTCTTATTATTGGTTTGTATCCATGCGAGTGGACAACAGAAAACTATATGCATTTCTGTTGATGACCTCCCTACCGTAAATTACGGTATTCAAGACCTCAAATTCAACAAAGAAATAACCCAAAAGCTAATCACCGCTTTCGATGAATATCACATCCCTGCCATAGGATTTGTGAATGAAAGCAAGCTTTACAAAAAAGGTGAATTACAAAAAGATAGAATTGCATTGCTCGAAATGTGGCTAAAGAATGGCTACGAATTAGGAAATCATACCTTTTCGCATCACAATTATGACAAAGTTGATTTTGAAACTTATTCAAAAGACCTTCTTAAGGGTGAAAAAATCACTAAAGCTTTGGCAAAGACTTATCAAGTTCCGTATCGGTATTTTCGCCATCCGTATTTGAGAATGGGTTCTACTCAAGAAAGAGCAGATTCGCTAAGCAATTTCATTATTGAAAACAATTATACAATTGCTCCAGTAACCTTAGATAATTCAGATTATCTGTTTGCAAAGGCGTACCACAATGCTTTTAAAGCAGAGGATAAAGAACTGATGCTTAAAATTGGCAGTGACTATATAGCCTATATGGAATCAAAGTTACATTTCTATGAAAGCAGATCGCAAGAACTTTTTGGCAGAAATATTCCTCAAATTCACCTCTGCCATGCCAGCTTGCTCAATGCCGACTACATGGCTAAGCTGGCAATAATGTATCAAAGAAACGGTTATACGTTTATTGATCAATCTAAAGCACTGGAAGATCCAGCATATTCAACACCGATTTCGAAATTTGGACCATGGGGAATTTCCTGGATAGATAGATGGGCACTCTCGCAAGGGAAAAAGGGAGATTTCTTTAAAGATGATCCAGAAACGCCTGCTTACATTGTAGAATTATCTTCCAAATAA
- a CDS encoding polyphosphate glucokinase, with translation MEILGIDVGGSGIKGALVDIEKGELTTERFRLPTPKPSKPQKVAETIQKIIDHFDYKGPVGCGFPTLVHHGKARLHSNLDPSWTGVQIDELFKKQTGLPFVIINDADAAGVAEIEHGAGKGQKGVVIMITVGTGLGSGFFVDGKLVPNFELGRLIYKDDLFEKYAADSIREAKELTWKKWGRRFNKFLVHIDMLFSPDLIIIGGGASKKIDRFEDQITIETPVIPAETMNEAGIIGAAMAAKHLL, from the coding sequence ATGGAAATATTGGGAATAGATGTTGGTGGATCGGGTATCAAAGGAGCCTTAGTAGATATAGAAAAAGGTGAACTTACAACCGAAAGGTTCCGACTTCCTACTCCTAAGCCTTCTAAACCGCAGAAAGTAGCCGAAACAATCCAAAAAATCATCGATCATTTCGATTATAAAGGGCCAGTTGGTTGTGGTTTTCCTACCCTAGTACATCACGGAAAAGCTCGCTTACATAGTAACTTAGATCCATCTTGGACCGGTGTACAAATAGATGAATTATTCAAAAAACAGACTGGTCTACCTTTCGTTATTATAAACGACGCAGATGCTGCTGGAGTTGCAGAGATTGAACATGGTGCAGGCAAGGGACAAAAAGGTGTAGTTATAATGATTACTGTAGGTACGGGTCTTGGTTCTGGTTTTTTTGTTGATGGTAAACTGGTCCCAAATTTTGAACTAGGAAGACTTATTTACAAAGATGACCTATTTGAGAAATACGCCGCAGATTCTATTAGAGAAGCAAAAGAATTGACCTGGAAAAAGTGGGGACGCAGATTTAATAAATTCCTCGTACACATTGATATGCTTTTCTCACCCGATCTTATAATAATTGGAGGAGGAGCAAGTAAGAAGATTGATCGTTTTGAAGATCAAATCACCATTGAAACACCTGTTATTCCCGCCGAAACAATGAATGAAGCTGGGATTATAGGAGCCGCCATGGCAGCAAAGCATCTACTTTAA
- a CDS encoding DNA-3-methyladenine glycosylase I, whose translation MSYCTFCKDLPLDNHHRIYHDTAYGFPLQSDNELFERLVLEINQAGLSWDTILKKQSNFKIAYDHFDIQKVANYGDEEIGRLLQDAGIIRNKLKVNAAIFNANAIIEIQNEHGSFQNWLTLESPKTKDEWVKIFKKKFKFVGGEIVNEFLQSTGYLPTPHDLDCPIYAEVELMKR comes from the coding sequence ATGTCTTATTGTACTTTTTGTAAAGATCTGCCACTTGATAATCATCATCGCATTTACCATGATACTGCCTATGGGTTTCCATTGCAGTCTGATAATGAATTGTTCGAAAGGCTCGTCTTGGAGATAAACCAAGCGGGCCTTTCTTGGGATACGATTCTAAAAAAACAATCAAATTTCAAAATAGCATACGACCATTTTGACATTCAAAAAGTAGCGAATTATGGCGATGAAGAAATAGGCAGATTACTCCAAGACGCTGGAATAATCAGAAACAAACTGAAAGTTAATGCAGCCATTTTTAATGCAAATGCCATCATAGAAATACAAAACGAACACGGTAGTTTTCAAAACTGGTTAACCCTGGAAAGCCCAAAAACTAAAGACGAATGGGTGAAAATATTCAAGAAAAAATTTAAATTCGTAGGTGGTGAAATTGTAAACGAGTTTTTACAAAGCACTGGTTACCTACCTACTCCACATGATTTAGACTGTCCTATTTATGCAGAAGTAGAGCTAATGAAAAGGTGA